The Sphingopyxis fribergensis genome contains a region encoding:
- a CDS encoding ribonuclease HII yields the protein MIVGVDEAGRGPLAGPVVAAAVLLCEGGIDGLDDSKRLTAKRRAELEAQIKTRCRWGVGEASVEEIDRINILQATFLAMTRAVEALGIEPAEILVDGNRLPRWRYTATAIIGGDALHPCISAASIIAKEHRDRFMVAMARDFPGFGWETNMGYGTAQHLAALRQHGPTPLHRTSFAPVAQMQLV from the coding sequence ATGATCGTCGGCGTCGACGAGGCCGGGCGCGGGCCGCTCGCGGGGCCGGTGGTGGCTGCAGCGGTGCTGCTCTGCGAGGGCGGGATCGACGGGCTCGACGATTCCAAAAGGCTGACCGCGAAACGCCGCGCCGAACTGGAGGCGCAGATCAAGACGCGTTGCCGCTGGGGCGTCGGCGAGGCGAGTGTCGAGGAGATCGACCGCATCAACATCCTGCAGGCGACCTTCCTCGCGATGACGCGCGCGGTCGAGGCGCTGGGGATCGAGCCCGCCGAGATACTCGTCGACGGCAACCGGCTGCCGCGCTGGCGCTATACCGCGACCGCGATCATCGGCGGCGACGCGCTGCATCCCTGCATTTCGGCGGCAAGTATCATCGCGAAGGAGCATCGCGACCGCTTCATGGTGGCGATGGCCCGCGATTTTCCCGGCTTTGGCTGGGAAACCAACATGGGTTATGGTACCGCGCAGCATCTCGCGGCGCTGCGCCAGCATGGCCCGACGCCGCTCCATCGGACCAGTTTTGCCCCGGTCGCACAAATGCAGCTGGTCTGA